Proteins from one Choloepus didactylus isolate mChoDid1 chromosome 4, mChoDid1.pri, whole genome shotgun sequence genomic window:
- the CMTM5 gene encoding CKLF-like MARVEL transmembrane domain-containing protein 5 isoform X4 has product MFSARDRPPEEGAAAGLRGFAVDKTFLSSLRGILLETELALTFIIFICFTASISAYMAAALLEFFITLAFLFLYATQYYRRFDRLNWPCLDFLRCVSAIIIFLVVSFAAVTSRDGAAIAAFIPCPPPPCPGPADTKPGLRSPQDASVGPGALEPGSPRSSGREGVL; this is encoded by the exons ATGTTCAGTGCTCGGGACCGCCCCCCCGAGGAGGGGGCAGCTGCAGGGCTCCGGGGCTTCGCTGTGGACAAGaccttcctctcttccctccgAGGCATCCTTCTGGAAACTGAGCTG GCCCTGACCTTCATCATCTTTATCTGCTTCACGGCCTCCATCTCTGCCTACATGGCCGCGGCCCTGCTCGAGTTCTTCATCACGCTCGCCTTCCTCTTCCTCTATGCCACCCAGTACTACCGGCGCTTCGATCGGCTTAACTGGCCCTGTCTG GACTTCCTCCGCTGTGTCAGCGCCATCATCATCTTCCTGGTGGTCTCCTTTGCTGCTGTGACCTCCCGGGACGGAGCTGCCATTGCTGCTTTT ATTCCCTGCCCACCGCCTCCCTGCCCCGGGCCTGCAGACACGAAGCCTGGCCTGAGAAGTCCCCAGGATGCATCTGTGGGGCCTGGTGCTCTGGAACCTGGCTCCCCAAGAAGCTCCGGCCGGGAGGGGGTGTTATGA
- the CMTM5 gene encoding CKLF-like MARVEL transmembrane domain-containing protein 5 isoform X3 codes for MCLTGGRCSHQWGALWAAGGGPIWISRPRVLPSPGAPQTGLLASLSGSSQCLPAPVCYPIQPGFHFPLWAGGREGLCPGGPTEMFSARDRPPEEGAAAGLRGFAVDKTFLSSLRGILLETELYYRRFDRLNWPCLDFLRCVSAIIIFLVVSFAAVTSRDGAAIAAFVFGIILVSVFAYDAFKIYQTELGPRATQDSLPTASLPRACRHEAWPEKSPGCICGAWCSGTWLPKKLRPGGGVMRVGRRMEGRKLSPYVLPKLKHSYPTGESFSFPGIRPLKECQGVFVELLPPSGHISSPAPGLSNEEVRDRLKRFPKQNFSATNLRVQGHFVACLAAGRLEFCG; via the exons ATGTGCCTCACAGGGGGCCGGTGCAGCCACCAGTGGGGGGCACTCTGGGCAGCTGGGGGAGGGCCCATCTGGATCAGCCGTCCGCGGGTGCTGCCTTCTCCTGGGGCCCCGCAGACCGGCCTCCTTGCTTCGCTTTCAGGTTCCTCACAGTGCCTTCCTGCGCCTGTCTGCTACCCCATCCAGCCAGGTTTCCATTTCCCTCTCTGGGCTGGTGGCAGAGAGGGGCTGTGCCCAGGGGGCCCCACGGAGATGTTCAGTGCTCGGGACCGCCCCCCCGAGGAGGGGGCAGCTGCAGGGCTCCGGGGCTTCGCTGTGGACAAGaccttcctctcttccctccgAGGCATCCTTCTGGAAACTGAGCTG TACTACCGGCGCTTCGATCGGCTTAACTGGCCCTGTCTG GACTTCCTCCGCTGTGTCAGCGCCATCATCATCTTCCTGGTGGTCTCCTTTGCTGCTGTGACCTCCCGGGACGGAGCTGCCATTGCTGCTTTT GTTTTTGGCATCATCCTGGTTTCTGTCTTTGCCTATGATGCCTTCAAGATCTACCAGACTGAGCTGGGGCCCAGGGCCACCCAGG ATTCCCTGCCCACCGCCTCCCTGCCCCGGGCCTGCAGACACGAAGCCTGGCCTGAGAAGTCCCCAGGATGCATCTGTGGGGCCTGGTGCTCTGGAACCTGGCTCCCCAAGAAGCTCCGGCCGGGAGGGGGTGTTATGAGGGTGGGAAGGAGGATGGAGGGGAGGAAGCTGAGCCCCTACGTCCTTCCCAAATTAAAACACTCATATCCTACTGGTGAgtctttctctttcccaggaATTAGACCTCTCAAGGAATGTCAAGGTGTGTTTGTGGAACTGTTGCCTCCATCAGGTCACATTTCCTCTCCAGCACCCGGTCTGAGCAATGAGGAAGTGAGGGATAGACTGAAGAGGTTTCCAAAACAAAACTTCTCGGCCACAAATCTCCGTGTGCAAGGCCACTTTGTGGCATGCCTGGCGGCTGGGCGCCTGGAGTTCTGTGGCTAG
- the IL25 gene encoding interleukin-25 has translation MCQVVAFLVMVMGTYTLSWQLQQEGTRQPSCCSSKRQDPSEEWLKWNTVLSPPEAASLTHHPSSAPESCRASEDGPLHSRAISPWRYELDRDLNRLPQDLYHARCLCPHCVSLQTGSDMDPLGNSELLYHKQTVFYRRRCPGGQGAPVGYCLERRLYRVSLACVCVRPRVMA, from the exons ATGTGCCAG GTGGTTGCATTTCTGGTCATGGTCATGGGAACATACACCCTCAGTTGGCAGCTCCAACAGGAAGGCACCCGCCAGCCCAGCTGCTGCTCCAGTAAAAGGCAGGACCCCTCCGAGGAGTGGCTCAAGTGGAACACTGTGCTGTCTCCCCCGGAGGCCGCCAGCCTCACCCACCACCCCTCCTCTGCCCCAGAGTCCTGCCGGGCCAGCGAGGATGGACCCCTCCACAGCAGGGCCATCTCCCCCTGGAGATATGA GTTGGACAGGGACTTGAATCGGCTGCCCCAGGACCTGTACCACGCCCGCTGCCTGTGCCCACACTGCGTCAGCCTGCAGACGGGCTCCGACATGGACCCCCTGGGCAACTCAGAGCTGCTCTACCACAAACAGACCGTCTTTTACCGGCGGCGGTGTCCTGGCGGGCAGGGGGCCCCTGTGGGCTACTGCCTGGAGCGCAGACTCTACCGCGTCTCCTTGGCTTGCGTGTGTGTGCGGCCACGTGTGATGGCCTAG
- the CMTM5 gene encoding CKLF-like MARVEL transmembrane domain-containing protein 5 isoform X1 yields the protein MFSARDRPPEEGAAAGLRGFAVDKTFLSSLRGILLETELALTFIIFICFTASISAYMAAALLEFFITLAFLFLYATQYYRRFDRLNWPCLDFLRCVSAIIIFLVVSFAAVTSRDGAAIAAFVFGIILVSVFAYDAFKIYQTELGPRATQDSLPTASLPRACRHEAWPEKSPGCICGAWCSGTWLPKKLRPGGGVMRVGRRMEGRKLSPYVLPKLKHSYPTGESFSFPGIRPLKECQGVFVELLPPSGHISSPAPGLSNEEVRDRLKRFPKQNFSATNLRVQGHFVACLAAGRLEFCG from the exons ATGTTCAGTGCTCGGGACCGCCCCCCCGAGGAGGGGGCAGCTGCAGGGCTCCGGGGCTTCGCTGTGGACAAGaccttcctctcttccctccgAGGCATCCTTCTGGAAACTGAGCTG GCCCTGACCTTCATCATCTTTATCTGCTTCACGGCCTCCATCTCTGCCTACATGGCCGCGGCCCTGCTCGAGTTCTTCATCACGCTCGCCTTCCTCTTCCTCTATGCCACCCAGTACTACCGGCGCTTCGATCGGCTTAACTGGCCCTGTCTG GACTTCCTCCGCTGTGTCAGCGCCATCATCATCTTCCTGGTGGTCTCCTTTGCTGCTGTGACCTCCCGGGACGGAGCTGCCATTGCTGCTTTT GTTTTTGGCATCATCCTGGTTTCTGTCTTTGCCTATGATGCCTTCAAGATCTACCAGACTGAGCTGGGGCCCAGGGCCACCCAGG ATTCCCTGCCCACCGCCTCCCTGCCCCGGGCCTGCAGACACGAAGCCTGGCCTGAGAAGTCCCCAGGATGCATCTGTGGGGCCTGGTGCTCTGGAACCTGGCTCCCCAAGAAGCTCCGGCCGGGAGGGGGTGTTATGAGGGTGGGAAGGAGGATGGAGGGGAGGAAGCTGAGCCCCTACGTCCTTCCCAAATTAAAACACTCATATCCTACTGGTGAgtctttctctttcccaggaATTAGACCTCTCAAGGAATGTCAAGGTGTGTTTGTGGAACTGTTGCCTCCATCAGGTCACATTTCCTCTCCAGCACCCGGTCTGAGCAATGAGGAAGTGAGGGATAGACTGAAGAGGTTTCCAAAACAAAACTTCTCGGCCACAAATCTCCGTGTGCAAGGCCACTTTGTGGCATGCCTGGCGGCTGGGCGCCTGGAGTTCTGTGGCTAG
- the CMTM5 gene encoding CKLF-like MARVEL transmembrane domain-containing protein 5 isoform X2 — translation MCLTGGRCSHQWGALWAAGGGPIWISRPRVLPSPGAPQTGLLASLSGSSQCLPAPVCYPIQPGFHFPLWAGGREGLCPGGPTEMFSARDRPPEEGAAAGLRGFAVDKTFLSSLRGILLETELVTAASPNRYYRRFDRLNWPCLDFLRCVSAIIIFLVVSFAAVTSRDGAAIAAFVFGIILVSVFAYDAFKIYQTELGPRATQDSLPTASLPRACRHEAWPEKSPGCICGAWCSGTWLPKKLRPGGGVMRVGRRMEGRKLSPYVLPKLKHSYPTGESFSFPGIRPLKECQGVFVELLPPSGHISSPAPGLSNEEVRDRLKRFPKQNFSATNLRVQGHFVACLAAGRLEFCG, via the exons ATGTGCCTCACAGGGGGCCGGTGCAGCCACCAGTGGGGGGCACTCTGGGCAGCTGGGGGAGGGCCCATCTGGATCAGCCGTCCGCGGGTGCTGCCTTCTCCTGGGGCCCCGCAGACCGGCCTCCTTGCTTCGCTTTCAGGTTCCTCACAGTGCCTTCCTGCGCCTGTCTGCTACCCCATCCAGCCAGGTTTCCATTTCCCTCTCTGGGCTGGTGGCAGAGAGGGGCTGTGCCCAGGGGGCCCCACGGAGATGTTCAGTGCTCGGGACCGCCCCCCCGAGGAGGGGGCAGCTGCAGGGCTCCGGGGCTTCGCTGTGGACAAGaccttcctctcttccctccgAGGCATCCTTCTGGAAACTGAGCTGGTAACAGCCGCTTCCCCCAACCGG TACTACCGGCGCTTCGATCGGCTTAACTGGCCCTGTCTG GACTTCCTCCGCTGTGTCAGCGCCATCATCATCTTCCTGGTGGTCTCCTTTGCTGCTGTGACCTCCCGGGACGGAGCTGCCATTGCTGCTTTT GTTTTTGGCATCATCCTGGTTTCTGTCTTTGCCTATGATGCCTTCAAGATCTACCAGACTGAGCTGGGGCCCAGGGCCACCCAGG ATTCCCTGCCCACCGCCTCCCTGCCCCGGGCCTGCAGACACGAAGCCTGGCCTGAGAAGTCCCCAGGATGCATCTGTGGGGCCTGGTGCTCTGGAACCTGGCTCCCCAAGAAGCTCCGGCCGGGAGGGGGTGTTATGAGGGTGGGAAGGAGGATGGAGGGGAGGAAGCTGAGCCCCTACGTCCTTCCCAAATTAAAACACTCATATCCTACTGGTGAgtctttctctttcccaggaATTAGACCTCTCAAGGAATGTCAAGGTGTGTTTGTGGAACTGTTGCCTCCATCAGGTCACATTTCCTCTCCAGCACCCGGTCTGAGCAATGAGGAAGTGAGGGATAGACTGAAGAGGTTTCCAAAACAAAACTTCTCGGCCACAAATCTCCGTGTGCAAGGCCACTTTGTGGCATGCCTGGCGGCTGGGCGCCTGGAGTTCTGTGGCTAG
- the CMTM5 gene encoding CKLF-like MARVEL transmembrane domain-containing protein 5 isoform X5, whose product MFSARDRPPEEGAAAGLRGFAVDKTFLSSLRGILLETELALTFIIFICFTASISAYMAAALLEFFITLAFLFLYATQYYRRFDRLNWPCLDFLRCVSAIIIFLVVSFAAVTSRDGAAIAAFVFGIILVSVFAYDAFKIYQTELGPRATQGDQQ is encoded by the exons ATGTTCAGTGCTCGGGACCGCCCCCCCGAGGAGGGGGCAGCTGCAGGGCTCCGGGGCTTCGCTGTGGACAAGaccttcctctcttccctccgAGGCATCCTTCTGGAAACTGAGCTG GCCCTGACCTTCATCATCTTTATCTGCTTCACGGCCTCCATCTCTGCCTACATGGCCGCGGCCCTGCTCGAGTTCTTCATCACGCTCGCCTTCCTCTTCCTCTATGCCACCCAGTACTACCGGCGCTTCGATCGGCTTAACTGGCCCTGTCTG GACTTCCTCCGCTGTGTCAGCGCCATCATCATCTTCCTGGTGGTCTCCTTTGCTGCTGTGACCTCCCGGGACGGAGCTGCCATTGCTGCTTTT GTTTTTGGCATCATCCTGGTTTCTGTCTTTGCCTATGATGCCTTCAAGATCTACCAGACTGAGCTGGGGCCCAGGGCCACCCAGG GGGACCAGCAGTGA
- the CMTM5 gene encoding CKLF-like MARVEL transmembrane domain-containing protein 5 isoform X6: protein MCLTGGRCSHQWGALWAAGGGPIWISRPRVLPSPGAPQTGLLASLSGSSQCLPAPVCYPIQPGFHFPLWAGGREGLCPGGPTEMFSARDRPPEEGAAAGLRGFAVDKTFLSSLRGILLETELMAGGYSLGGPPACGIVSPSWQAPEARSCRP from the exons ATGTGCCTCACAGGGGGCCGGTGCAGCCACCAGTGGGGGGCACTCTGGGCAGCTGGGGGAGGGCCCATCTGGATCAGCCGTCCGCGGGTGCTGCCTTCTCCTGGGGCCCCGCAGACCGGCCTCCTTGCTTCGCTTTCAGGTTCCTCACAGTGCCTTCCTGCGCCTGTCTGCTACCCCATCCAGCCAGGTTTCCATTTCCCTCTCTGGGCTGGTGGCAGAGAGGGGCTGTGCCCAGGGGGCCCCACGGAGATGTTCAGTGCTCGGGACCGCCCCCCCGAGGAGGGGGCAGCTGCAGGGCTCCGGGGCTTCGCTGTGGACAAGaccttcctctcttccctccgAGGCATCCTTCTGGAAACTGAGCTG ATGGCTGGTGGGTACAGCTTGGGGGGACCCCCGGCCTGTGGGATTGTGTCCCCTTCCTGGCAAGCTCCAGAGGCTCGGTCCTGCAGGCCCTGA